The Vulpes lagopus strain Blue_001 chromosome 14, ASM1834538v1, whole genome shotgun sequence genome window below encodes:
- the LOC121475741 gene encoding LOW QUALITY PROTEIN: CWF19-like protein 2 (The sequence of the model RefSeq protein was modified relative to this genomic sequence to represent the inferred CDS: inserted 2 bases in 2 codons; deleted 3 bases in 3 codons) — protein MAAASGRFESVRNIEERREQTKIARAEVLRQAKANFEKEERRRELKRLRGEDTWMXPDVNERIEQFSQEHSVKKKKKKDKHSKKVKKEKKKKSKKQKYEKSNESTDNSSSSEDEWVEAVPSQTPGREKTWKVKDENSEREDKQVIQRDEWMTVDFMSVKTVSLSSLKADKETMRKIEQEKPQALEQSILVERELNPYWKDGRTGLPSEDCNVSSVSKVSVVEDGGLSWLRKSYQRMKEQAEKQNRNFEDIVAERYGSMEIFQSKLEEAEKTASTKEDCKRERWRKPTYAEKAQSSQESRKSDLVKYNKNSRDRYHSTNINKSTNKEKFSGDEKDNRFGSLETCRRQSSPRQYQEFSSFGNLKPKFLRPSDDEELSFHSKGRNFEPSSSSSALVDHGFRKPTENSEESYSSWSQSDVREGNRKWSHQRSLETGGTVDHGDVSDDVREESRDESLRDDSLKKEHLQDTGGSSHILSIEDDSSHILSIDEKNKLGARIIKAEMMGNMELAERLKAQLEKANKFKETITQISAKKSGVENEDQEVILVRTDQSGRVWPVNTPGKPLEPKGRRRKRQMASTHEEKERVRYFHDDNNLSLNDLVKNEKMGTAENQNKLFMRMASKFMGKTDGDYYTLDDMFVSKAAERERSGEEEENQRRKAIAEHQSLAAQMEKCLYCFDSSQFPKHLIVAIGVKVYLCLPNFQSLTEGHCLIVPLQHXTLLDEDVWEEIQMFRKSLVKMFEVKGLDCIFLETYMGMKRKCHMVYECIPLPKEVGDMAPIYFKKAIMESDEEWSMNKKLIDLSSKDIRKSVPRGLPYFSVDFGLQGGFAHVIEDQHKFPHYFGKEIIGGMLDIEPRLWRKGILESFEDQRKKALQFAQWWKPFDFTKNKKLVLEAVAWLAGGTVYRGETASLLCNISARGGPPGLRLAASWWVERPGDDELSPGPAQLVGGVAQDGVAELGVRPGGGPASVELVGPRSHRLRLHGLGPEDGGVYHCAPSAWVQYADRSWYQAGSARSGPVTVYPYTHALHTLFVPLLVGAGVALVTGATVLGTITCCFMKRL, from the exons ATGGCGGCTGCCAGTGGTAGATTTGAAAGTGTGAGGAATATCGAAGAACGTAGAGAACAGACCAAGATTGCCAGGGCTGAGGTGTTACGTCAGGCTAAAGccaattttgaaaaggaagaaaggcgTAGAGAACTTAAACGACTTCGGGGTGAGGATACATGGA TACCTGATGTCAATGAACGAATTGAACAGTTCTCACAGGAACACtctgtgaagaaaaagaagaaaaaagacaagcactcaaaaaaagtaaagaaagagaag aaaaaaaagagtaagaaacagAAGTATGAAAAAAGCAATGAGTCAACAGACAATTCATCAAGCTCTGAAGATGAGTGGGTTGAGGCTGTCCCATCGCAGACTCCTGGCAGGGAAAAGACCTGGAAAGTGAAAGATGAAAAttcagaaagagaagacaagcaAGTTATTCAGAGAGATGAGTGGATGACTGTTGATTTCATGTCTGTTAAAACTGTGTCCTTATCATCACTCAAAGCTGATAAGGAGACTATGAGGAAAATAGAGCAAGAGAAACCCCAAGCACTGGAACAGTCCATACTGGTGGAGAGAGAACTGAATCCATACTGGAAAGATGGTAGGACAGGTCTTCCATCAGAAGACTGTAATGTGTCATCAGTTTCCAAAGTTTCAGTAGTGGAAGATGGTGGGTTAAGCTGGCTGAGAAAGTCTTACCAGAGAATGAAGGAACAGGctgagaaacagaatagaaatttTGAAGACATTGTTGCTGAAAGATATGGGTCAATGGAAATATTTCAGTCAAAATTAGAAGAAGCTGAAAAAACTGCATCCACAAAAGAAGATTGTAAACGAGAACGATGGAGGAAACCAacatatgcagaaaaagcacaaAGTAGTCAAGAAAGTAGAAAATCAGACTtggtaaaatataataaaaattcaagggATAGAtaccattcaacaaatattaacaaa agTACCAATAAAGAGaagtttagtggtgatgaaaaAGATAATAGGTTTGGGTCTTTAGAAACCTGTAGAAGACAGTCCAGTCCAAGGCAATATCAAgagttttcttcctttggaaatttGAAACCCAAATTTTTAAGACCCTCTGACGATGAAGAACTGTCATTTCATAGCAAGGGCAGAAATTTTGAACCCTCCAGTTCATCTTCAGCACTGGTTGATCATGGTTTTCGAAAACCCACAGAAAACAGTGAAGAAAGTTATTCATCATGGAGCCAATCTGATGtgagagaaggaaacaggaaatgGTCACATCAAAGATCATTAGAAACTGGGGGCACTGTGGACCATGGGGACGTTTCAGACGATGTGAGAGAAGAATCACGGGATGAGAGCCTAAGAGATGACTCTCTGAAGAAAGAGCATCTACAGGACACAGGA GGTTCCAGCCACATCTTGAGTATTGAGGATGATTCCAGCCACATCTTGAGTATTGATGAGAAGAATAAATTAGGAGCCAGGATTATCAAGGCAGAGATGATGGGAAATATGGAATTAGCAGAACGACTTAAAGCTCAACttgaaaaggcaaataaattcaaagaaactaTAACACAGATATCAGCAAAAAAATCTGGGGTAGAGAATGAAGACCAAGAAGTGATCCTGGTCAGAACAGATCAGTCTGGAAGAGTGTGGCCTGTGAATACACCAGGAAAACCTCTGGAAcctaaaggaagaagaaggaagagacaaatgGCTTCAAcccatgaagaaaaagaaagggttaGATACTTTCATGATGATAATAATCTCAGCCTAAATGACTTAGTCAAGAATGAAAAGATGGGAACAgctgaaaatcaaaataaactttttatgaGAATGGCATCTAAGTTTATGGGAAAAACAGATGGAGACTATTACACTCTAGATGACATGTTTGTCTCCAAAGCAGCTGAGAGAGAACGTTCTGGTGAAGAGGAAGAGAACCAGAGAAGGAAAGCAATTGCCGAGCACCAGAGTTTGGCTGCACAAATGGAGAAATGTCTGTATTGTTTTGATAGCTCTCAGTTTCCCAAGCACCTTATCGTTGCCATAGGCGTTAAAGTTTATTTATGTTTACCCAACTTCCAATCTCTTACTGAGGGGCACTGCCTGATTGTCCCTTTGCAGC CTACCTTGTTGGATGAAGATGTCTGGGAGGAAATTCAGATGTTCAGAAAATCATTGGTAAAGATGTTTGAAGTTAAAGGATTGGACTGCATCTTTTTAGAAACATACATGGGCATGAAGAGGAAGTGTCACATGGTTTATGAGTGCATCCCTCTCCCGAAGGAAGTGGGTGACATGGCTCCCATCTATTTTAAGAAAGCCATAATGGAATCTGATGAAGAATGGTCTATGAACAAGAAATTGATTGATCTCTCTTCAAAAGATATCAGAAAGTCTGTACCCAGAGGCTTACCTTACTTCTCTGTGGATTTTGGCCTCCAAGGAGGGTTTGCCCATGTCATTGAAGATCAACACAAATTCCCTCATTACTTTGGAAAGGAAATCATTGGTGGGATGCTGGATATAGAGCCAAGACTCTGGAGGAAAGGGATCCTAGAAAGCTTTGAGGATCAGAGGAAGAAAGCACTGCAGTTTGCTCAGTGGTGGAAACCATTTGacttcaccaaaaataaaaaat tggtGCTGGAGGCCGTGGCGTGGCTGGCGGGAGGCACCGTGTACCGCGGGGAGACAGCCTCTCTGCTCTGCAACATCTCAGCGCGCGGCGGCCCCCCGGGGCTGCGGCTGGCGGCCAGCTGGTGGGTGGAGCGGCCAGGGGACGACGAGCTGAGCCCCGGGCCCGCGCAGCTGGTGGGCGGCGTGGCCCAGGATGGGGTGGCGGAGCTGGGGGTCCGGCCCGGAGGAGGCCCCGCGAGCGTGGAGCTGGTGGGGCCCCGAAGCCATCGGCTGCGGCTGCACGGCCTGGGGCCCGAGGACGGAGGCGTGTACCACTGTGCCCCCAGCGCCTGGGTGCAGTACGCCGACCGCAGCTGGTACCAGGCGGGCAGCGCCCGCTCAGGGCCCGTCACGGTGTACCCCTACACTCACGCCCTGCACACCCTGTTTGTGCCCCTGCTGGTGGGCGCGGGGGTCGCCCTAGTCACTGGCGCCACGGTCCTCGGCACCATCACCTGCTGCTTCATGAAGAGGCTATGA
- the CLDN5 gene encoding claudin-5, giving the protein MGSPPRSARRSEAGPEPPGPRTGGGEPSARAQRHQGPLRAPSRSTEAPPRPAPRPGGRRAPVSPPAMGSAALEILGLVLCLVGWVGLILACGLPMWQVTAFLDHNIVTAQTTWKGLWMSCVVQSTGHMQCKVYDSVLALSTEVQAARALTVGAVLLALVALFVTLAGAQCTTCVAPGPAKARVALTGGALYALCGLLALVPLCWFANIVVREFYDPTVPMSQKYELGAALYIGWAASALLMCGGGLVCCGAWVCAGRPDFSFPVKYSAPRRPTATGDYDKKNYV; this is encoded by the coding sequence ATGGGAAGCCCCCCCAGAAGCGCCCGCAGATCCGAGGCTGGGCCAGAGCCGCCGGGGCCGCGGACCGGAGGCGGTGAGCCGAGCGCCCGGGCGCAGAGGCACCAGGGCCCGCTCAGGGCGCCCAGCCGCTCCACCGAGGcaccgccgcgccccgcccccaggcccggggGCCGTCGGGCGCCCGTCTCGCCTCCAGCCATGGGGTCGGCGGCGCTGGAGATCCTCGGCCTGGTGCTGTGCCTGGTGGGCTGGGTGGGCCTGATCCTGGCGTGCGGGCTGCCCATGTGGCAGGTGACCGCCTTCCTGGACCACAACATCGTGACGGCGCAGACCACCTGGAAGGGGCTGTGGATGTCGTGCGTGGTGCAGAGCACGGGGCACATGCAGTGCAAGGTGTACGACTCGGTGCTGGCGCTGAGCACCGAGGTGCAGGCGGCGCGGGCTCTCACCGTGGGCGCCGTGCTGCTGGCGCTCGTCGCGCTCTTCGTGACCCTGGCGGGCGCGCAGTGCACCACCTGCGTGGCCCCCGGGCCGGCCAAGGCGCGCGTGGCCCTGACGGGCGGCGCGCTCTACGCGCTGTGCGGGCTGCTGGCGCTCGTGCCGCTCTGCTGGTTCGCCAACATCGTGGTCCGCGAGTTCTACGACCCGACCGTGCCCATGTCGCAGAAGTACGAGCTGGGCGCGGCGCTGTACATCGGCTGGGCGGCCTCGGCGCTGCTCATGTGCGGCGGCGGCCTCGTGTGCTGCGGCGCCTGGGTGTGCGCCGGCCGCCCCGACTTCAGCTTCCCGGTCAAGTACTCCGCGCCGCGGAGGCCCACGGCCACCGGCGACTACGACAAGAAGAACTACGTCTGA